In Lentibacillus amyloliquefaciens, one DNA window encodes the following:
- a CDS encoding ABC-F family ATP-binding cassette domain-containing protein has translation MLTVENLYKSYGDKTLLNNISCIIKPNARIGLIGVNGTGKSTFLKVLAGIDTAEKGTIDHPKHYKIEYLAQEPDLEDDLTVIEQIYYGEAVIMKVMREYEQVLLDLQRNPENEKNQERLLVKQQQMDEVEAWEANTAAKTVLTKLGVTDYHKRVAELSGGQRKRVAIAKALIQPADLLILDEPTNHLDNETVDWLENYLASYKGALLLVTHDRYFLNRVTNQIYELDKGNLYIYEGNYEVFLEKKAEREALEKSYEEKHQNTLRRELAWLKRGPKARGTKQKARVERAEEMKKQTFDTTSRDVSFEAGSTRLGNKVLELEGVEKGYEAGTLISNFDFMVVPGDRLGIVGPNGTGKTTLLNIMAGRIHPDKGEVEIGQTVKIGYYTQNDEEFDGDKRIIEYIRETAEVVHTKKGEVITAEQMLERFLFSRRQQWNYIRKLSGGERRRLYVLKVLMQEPNVLLLDEPTNDLDTQTLGVLEDYLDQFPGVVITVSHDRYFLDRVVDHMLVFKEDAPIEHFYGNYSELLEREKQQDKQTPKSDKKTQKKPAPKKKMSYHDKIEWETIEDDITELETKLEELQEQIAGAGSDAGKVQDLYNEQQEVEEKLEAKMERWEELSLIAQELGQ, from the coding sequence ATGCTTACAGTAGAGAATTTATATAAATCATATGGCGACAAAACGTTACTCAATAACATTTCATGTATCATCAAACCAAATGCCAGAATAGGATTGATTGGTGTTAACGGTACCGGGAAGTCAACCTTTTTGAAAGTGCTTGCCGGAATCGATACAGCAGAGAAAGGCACGATTGATCACCCTAAACATTACAAAATCGAATATTTGGCTCAGGAACCTGATTTGGAGGATGACCTGACTGTTATTGAACAGATTTATTATGGAGAAGCCGTCATCATGAAAGTGATGCGAGAATATGAGCAAGTACTGCTTGATTTGCAGCGCAATCCGGAAAACGAGAAGAATCAGGAACGGCTGCTGGTGAAACAGCAGCAGATGGATGAAGTGGAAGCATGGGAAGCTAACACGGCGGCCAAAACAGTCCTAACTAAATTAGGGGTGACTGACTATCATAAACGGGTTGCCGAACTTTCAGGTGGTCAGAGAAAGCGTGTTGCCATCGCAAAAGCGTTAATACAGCCCGCTGATCTTCTGATTCTTGATGAGCCGACAAATCATCTTGATAATGAAACGGTGGACTGGCTGGAAAACTATTTAGCATCTTATAAAGGTGCTTTGTTGCTCGTAACGCATGACCGTTACTTTTTGAATCGGGTCACGAATCAGATTTATGAACTGGATAAAGGGAATCTTTATATTTATGAGGGCAACTATGAAGTATTTCTTGAGAAAAAAGCTGAGCGGGAAGCATTGGAAAAAAGCTATGAAGAAAAGCATCAAAACACGCTGCGCCGTGAACTTGCCTGGCTGAAACGGGGACCGAAAGCACGTGGAACCAAACAAAAAGCACGGGTCGAACGGGCAGAGGAGATGAAAAAGCAAACATTTGATACGACATCCAGGGACGTTTCGTTTGAAGCAGGATCAACCCGGCTTGGAAACAAAGTGCTGGAACTTGAAGGTGTCGAAAAAGGCTATGAAGCAGGTACGCTGATCAGCAACTTTGATTTCATGGTTGTTCCCGGAGACCGGTTAGGCATTGTTGGACCAAATGGTACGGGCAAAACCACCTTGCTGAATATCATGGCCGGCCGAATACACCCTGACAAAGGGGAAGTCGAGATAGGACAAACCGTCAAAATCGGCTATTATACGCAAAATGATGAAGAATTTGATGGTGACAAACGAATTATCGAATACATCCGTGAGACAGCTGAAGTAGTCCATACAAAAAAGGGTGAAGTCATTACAGCAGAGCAAATGCTGGAGAGATTTTTATTCTCACGCCGCCAGCAGTGGAATTATATCCGCAAATTATCGGGCGGGGAGCGGCGACGTCTTTATGTGCTGAAAGTGCTTATGCAGGAACCGAATGTCCTGCTGCTGGATGAGCCGACCAATGATTTGGATACTCAGACGCTCGGGGTGCTTGAGGATTACTTGGATCAATTCCCGGGTGTTGTCATTACAGTATCGCACGACCGGTATTTTCTCGATCGTGTCGTTGATCATATGCTTGTGTTCAAAGAAGATGCCCCCATCGAGCATTTTTACGGCAACTACAGTGAATTGCTTGAGCGGGAGAAGCAGCAGGACAAGCAAACACCTAAATCAGACAAGAAAACGCAGAAAAAACCTGCACCGAAAAAGAAGATGTCATATCATGATAAAATCGAATGGGAAACGATTGAAGATGATATAACCGAGCTGGAAACAAAACTGGAAGAGCTTCAGGAACAAATAGCCGGAGCGGGAAGTGATGCCGGCAAGGTGCAAGACCTTTATAATGAACAGCAGGAAGTAGAAGAAAAACTGGAAGCTAAAATGGAACGCTGGGAAGAGCTTTCCTTAATAGCACAAGAACTTGGTCAATAA